One Rhinolophus ferrumequinum isolate MPI-CBG mRhiFer1 chromosome 10, mRhiFer1_v1.p, whole genome shotgun sequence genomic window, AATGTTGGGGTTACTCGGAGGGCCAGTGACCCAGCCCGGGCTGCTGACCGCCCGGCCCCAGCCAGAGTCCAGCGGTTCAAGAGCTTGGGTTGTGTCCACTCGCCCCCCACTGTGGCAGGGGGAGGACGGAACTTTGATCCCCAACTCCCACCCTCTGTCTACTCACCACAGCCCCCCAGCATCACTGAGAATGTCGCCATGGATACCAGAGGGCTACGGGAGGAGCCAGAGGTTGGGACCTCCATGATGGGCAGTGGTCTGAACCCCTATATGGACTTCCCACCTACTGATACTCTGGGTTACAGGGGACCTGAGGGTacagcagctgagccttatggggCTAGAGGTCCAGGCTCCCTGCCTCTTGGACCTGGTCCACCCACCAACTATGGCCACAACCCCTGTCCTCAGCAGGTCTCCTATCCTGAACCTACCCCAGAAACATGGGGTGAGTTTGCTTCCCACTCAGGGCTGTACCCAGGCCCCAAGGCTCCAGCTGGAGCCTACAGCCAGTGTCCTCGTCTTGAACATTACGGACATGTGCAGGTCAAGccagaacaggggtgtccaatgGGTTCTGACTCCACAGGACTGGCACCCTGCCTCAATGCCCACTCCAACGAGGGACCTCCCCGCCCACAGCCTCTGTTCTCCCACTACCCccagcctccccctccccagtATCCCCAGTCAGGACCCTATACCCAGCCAACCCCTGATTATATTCCTTCCGAATCCAGGCCTGGCCTGGATTTTGATTCCCCCACTCACTCCACGGGACAGCTCAAGGCTCAGCTCGTGTGTAATTACGTTCAGTCTCAACAGGAGCTgctgtgggagggtgggggcaggggagatcCCCCAGTCCAGGAAGCTCTCTATCAGAGTCCCAAGTTTCTCGGGGGTTCCCAGGTTATCCCAAGCCCTGCCAAGGCCCCAGTGGCCACATATGGAGTTGGCTTTGCACCCAACTTGCCCAATCACAAGTCAGGCTCCTATCCCACTCCTTCACCATGCCATGAAAATTTTGCAGTGGGGACAAACAAGGCTTCACATAGGGCAGCAGCACCCCCCCGACTTCTGCCCCCATTGCCCACTTGTTACGGGACCCTCAAGGCAGGGGGCACCAACCCCAGCTGTGGCCACCCTGAGGTGGGCAGGTTGGGAGGGGGTCCTACCTTGTACCCTCCTCCTGAAGGGCAGGTGTGTAACCCCCTGGACTCTCTTGATCTTGACAACACTCAGCTGGACTTTGTAGCTATTCTGGATGAAGCCCAGgggctgagccctcccccttcccatgACCAGGGGGACAGCTCTGAACACACCTCACCTCCCTCTGGACCCCCCAACATGGCTGTGGGTAACATGAGTGTCTTATTGGAATCCCTTCCTGGGGAGACACAATTCCTCAACTCTAGTGCCTAAAGTGGGGAATCCTACTCACCACAGATCCACATTTCCTAAGGGGCGTCCGTCCAGAGAAGTCAGGAAGAGGAGCCATAGCCCCCTGGGATGCCCAGGGGTAGGAGGTACAGGCTGGGGGCTGTATACAATCTGTATATGTTTGGGGGAAGAATTTGATAACGACACTGTTTCTTGTGAATAAAGGAACTGCATCAGAAAGAGCCCTGCTTACGTGCTGTTATCTTGGGGAGGGGTGATGACAGGGAACAAGATAAGCACTTTTCTCTTTAGAGAAGCTCTCACCTCATCCCAACCTCTCAGGTCAGACTCACAAAGATGGAGACAGTCATGGGGAGACACAGGATTTAAGAGACATGGTTTAAAGGGATATCCTCAGAATATCCGACCCCCTCCAACACCACATCACCAAAGGGTACAACAGAGACCACtggaaatacattttctcttcctccttgccCCTTCAGAAGAGGCTGGTGAAGTCAGTGAGCATCAGCTGGACTAGCTGCCCAGGGTAGAGTGCATGGGCTGCTGGGTCAGATGTCTCCTGTTCAGGCCGAAACAGGGTTGGTCCAAACACAATTCCCAGGTTGTGGGGGGTCATGCGGTTCTTTTCGGAATGCGCTATCACCCTGTGGGCAAAGGCCAAGAAAAGGGACTATAAGGCAGCAGCTTTGCTACTTCGAATAAATCTAGCCCTTCAAAGGTTTGAGCAGGGAAGAGTTCTCTCTGGGATCCCTCCACGTGGTGGCCAAAGGAAACCAAGGAGAGTCTCAGGGGGATGGAGATGGGACCAGTGGAGAAACCTTCAGGATACAACTTGAAGATACAACCTAGGATACAATCACCTCTTCTCAGCTTCAGAGACTGCCCACAATTTGGAAGGCTTAAATTTAAATGGCTATCCTCTCTCAGAAGTCACTGCCCAGGCCCAGCTCGGCTGATAAGCCATCACCACTGTCCCAATAGGAGACaaagaggcagagggaagggagagctTAGATTTCCCTTATTTCTCAAACAGCATTCCTGGGCTTCTCTTGGTCCCCATTTACCCATTTGATGTTGACCAATCAAAAGGCTTTGACTTTCATAACACGTCCCCTGCACAGAGGTTGCCTGTTTCCTTGATTTGCTCTAAATTTAGGTGTTTCCCTACCTTCCTCCCATCTGAACAGAGTCCCTGCTGCATGCCCCACCCCCCCTCTCCCCACATGAACAAAGATGTTCAGTCTTTCTGACCTGCATAAATGCTCCAGGAGGTACCTCAGAGTGTCATGGTTGGGCTTTGGCATTGAGACTATTAATTCTCGTATTTGAGAGCGGCACTGCTCTGATTCGGAAAGTGCTAGAGAGAAAGAGTAACGGGAAAGGCAAGGGGGTGAGGTTAGGGAAGCTATCAGGGGAGGGTGGGTAACTTACTACTCTCCCAGGCCCATGGAAGACATCATTTATCTATCACAGCTTTCTTTTTCACCGAGCTCAACTGCAGCCTTAGGAATGCTGTCCAATTCAGCCCTCTAAACATTCACACACAAGAATACTAGAGTTGGAACAcgtgttgaaaattattttccatttctgtgctCACGATGAGATGGAAGAGTATAAGGGAACCTCTACTCTAGTCTTTACCCCTCACGGCTCCCCCCGCCCCAGTATCAAGGGTATTGCCCACAGCTCCCATCCCTTACCAAGGGCAGCACGAAAATGGGGCAGCAGCAGTGAGGGTACCAGAGGCTGGGGTAGCTCCCTGAGAAAAAGCTTCAGGGCTCCAGTGACCACATGAATGTCATCCCACTCAGCACTGTCCAAATCTAAGCGGCCTTCTGGAAGAAGGAGGTACAGAGGGGTTCAGAGCTCAAGAAGGGCCAGATGGACCCGGAGGCTGAGAGGTCAGGAGTTTGGGAGAAGATCTAGTTAAGGCAGACCACAGGAATACCTAGGGGATCTACAGCGGGGCAAGACAGCAGGACGTGGGGGAACACATGGGGAGCACAGAGGATGCAGGGAACTTTGAAGGGTCTAAGAGGCCTCCATGTAAGTACCTTGTCCTGGTTGTTCAGGGAACACGTACCTCCCATCGGAGGTGACCGCCCGCTCTGTAACATGTATGAGAAGAGATCAAGAACTAAGACGCAATTCCAGCCAGACCACCTCCCTGTTCTGCCAGCTCCCTCACGCAGAACTGCCTGTGGTTCTGAGGCATGAAGTTCTTAGTACCACCATTCGCCCACAGGCCTTCTCACCTCTGTCCACGAGGAAGCGAAGTTTCTGGACCACTGCCAAGTTCCCGCTCACCCGGTAAATGCCATCTACATCTAGACCTAGGGGATGAGGCAAGGAACAGATAAGGATTCCTGCTCTAACATATGTAGTGAGGTCTGGTGAGGGATCTGAGGGTGGAGAGAAAAAGGCCAGAAGGAAGACTAGGACGCGAGGTGGGGAATTCTAGGCCTTGGTCTGTTGGAAGGGGAAATTCAGGGTTGTTTGGGTAAATGACCTCTCTTATCCACAGCTGCAACGCAGAGCCGCACAAAGCTGGGCACGGTGTCCCCTTCCCGCTGGCACAGTGATTCCAACTGGCAGCCAAACACCTGGTCTGGGGAGGCACAGAGTGAAGGTGGGAAGCCAGTGTCAGCATCACCCCTTGAAGCTCTTCTCAGCACAGGCATTCACCCCAAAGTTGGGATGGCCTTCCTGGCTGCCTGTTTCAAGCCTGGGCAACGAGGAGCAACCTCCTCACCACCCCAATAATCAGCAGTAGTGGGAAAAGCAGTGGTCTCAGGAGACCTCTGATCTACTGTAATTATAGTTCTGAGAAGCTCCACTCTGAGCTTTGCTGAAGTTGTCTCATCCGTGAAATGGACTGATGCCCAGATGAGGAACGTAAAACCACGACAGCACACATGAAGGAGAAAGGTGCCAGCAGGCCCAGCCCACCTCACCTCGGAGCAGGCCCCGCTCCTGCAGGCTTTGCAAGGGTGGTCTCTTCGCGATAAGCCGCTTCAGCTTGTTCCGGACGCGGTTCTGCTCAATTCCTTCGGGACAGCGACCTGCAGGAGGCAGGTGGAATCAGAGCTAAAGCGCCGCCGCGGGGAGGAGGAACCTGGAGACTGCCCCCAGGTCCCGCCCCCCAACCCCGGCCTGCCCCTTACTGGAGCTCCTGCGGGCGCCGAAACGTAGCAGTGGCTTGGACACGGGTTCAGACTCCTCTTCTTCGTCCTCCCCGGCGCTCAGCTCCGCGGGTCCAGAGCTTGACAGACGCAGCTCCAGGGGGTTCTCCCGATCCTAGACCCGGATGGGCGAGGTAGGCCGCGTCGGAGattggaagagagaggagagaaatctgCACCCCCATCTCGACGCAAGGAGACGCAAACCAGCTGCTGAGATCTCACgtcccaggcccacccaggaCTCTACACCGAGACCACACTgccccccaccacctcccaaTCCTATCGTTCCTTTCCCACTCCCTCGGCCCCACTCGGGCCGGAGCCCGTCCCCGgctctgccccgccccctcccacccatctcACCAGGCGTTCGATGACATCTCGCAGCGCGCAGTGCCAGGCCCGCAGCTCAGTCTCGTGGTCTGACTGCAACAGGAACTCATGGCCAGGGACCGTTCGAATCTGAGGGACCGACGGGGAAAAGGCTTGGATCAGCGGGGAGGAGCATAAAAAGAAGGGAGGCCGAGCGGGACACCCGTGCGGATAATTGAGAACGCACCCTCGGGTCGGGTGGGGTTTTGGGAATGCTTGGGAGGGCACTCACGTGCAGGACGTTGCGGCGGCTGGACAGGTGACGGCCATGGGCCAGGGCCGCCCCGCGCAGGTCCACACTGCTTTCGGGTCGGCTACCCGCTGGTCCCTGGCAATCGGGAGAAACTAAGGCCACCGCTCGgtttccctcacttcctccctctcGGCGGACGGCGAGACCAAGGGAGGCTGTGCTCCTTCCTAACTCCCTACGGTCCTCTACGACGCCCTCCCCACCTCCGCCCCCACAGTTGGCCTTAGGAGGTTAGAAGGGTGCGGGAGCCCCTCCTGCATCCGCCCTTTCCTTCCTCGCACTCACCCAGGCTGAGGAGGGCGCGGTCGGCGGTGGCTCTCGGTAAAACACCAGGCTGTTACCCGCTAACACCACCCACGATGGGCCCCAGTTCTTCCTGCAGTGGCAGAGGTGGCAGTGGTATTAGTACAAAGGTCATTTATAATCATATGGGGAAGGCGCTTTCCCAACACTCTGCTCTACCCTTTGTATGGAGTCCGACAGCCCAAGCCCCTGCGGTATTCCCAGCTTTCCTCACCTGAGCTTGCGCCCCCCCTGGGCGATCTTAGTCACGTTGAGCGGACCCGACTTTTCCACCTCCTGGGAAGCGGAGGGAGGGGTATCAATAAGTCACCCAGTACCCCTGATAGCCGCCGCGGCTTTCCCCAAAGGCTCTCCCAAGAGTGAGGTCCTTTAAAGTTGCGGGGGAGGCTGGATAAGTGAGAATACCCAGAGAATACTCGAAAGAGGAAGATGTTTCTGGAAAAGCAGGAATTGGGGGACGGTGCGGGGAGGATCTTGGCATTGACACGAAAATGGGAGACTTACATGGGGGTCGTCCAGGACCTGCGGCAGAGGCCGGGGGGTCTGCCAGGTTGAAGGCTGGTCTGAGGGGTTGAGCTGGGAGGCGCGTTGGCAGAGGTAGGGTGAACCCTGGGGGAGGTGATTGGAAAAAACAGGTGGAGGAAATTAACCTGGGAGTCCCTGACTGTGGGAGAACAGGGGTACGGATGTGGGTGacaggaggggggtggggtggggggcaataAAGAAGAATGTTTTGCCTAAAAGAGAAAGTTGTGAAAAGATGGCTTTTCTTGCCTGTGATCCGGAAGAGGAGGGATCTCACCTGGTGGTCGAGCAGTTCTGGGGGCCCTGTGTCAGATTCTGAGCCCTCTGCCTGAGATTGCAGGACACCGTTGTCCCTATTCAGGGTCTGTGTCCCCTCCATGGAGCCAGGGttctggggggagagggaggtaaAGCTACATCCAGATGCCATCTCAACCAGCTCTCAACACTCTTCTCACAATTTTCTGATTCTTCTGATCTAAGAGccccagaaagaaaacattacacTGGGGCACAGGAGGGGAAATGAGGCGATTGAAGGGCCAAAGGGATAAGCAGGAGGGAAGGTCTCACCGTCTCCCGGGTGCGACTGCGGCGTGGGGGCTTCCAGGACTTGCAGCCAGTTAGCGGATTTATGTAAAAGCAGCGTCCAGAGTTGGGGTCCAGGTGCTGTTCCCAGGCATCCAGCCTCTGCAGAGGGGGGCAGGCAGGGCTTGGGGGCGGGGACCGGGGACAGCTGCGAAGGTCCACCAAGTTGCAGTACACAGGGGCCTCTGACATGAGGGGCTGGGGTCCCGCCTGAAGGGAAATGGAGTAGAAAGAGGTAGTTATTCTTCCTGTGCCCGTCCCGAATCTTCTCTCCACCTAAccacctccttctctcccccaccaGTTTTCTCACTACCAGATCCTGGCTGGGGTGACCCAGGTTCTGGGGGAGAAACCCCgtccccagcttttttttttcttttaactcccTCACAGACTTCTTTGCTCTTCTCCTCACTTCCTGTTGCcaacttccctcctcccccaccccacccccaccccagggccacaGGAAAGGGGAAcaggctttgtgtgtgtgtggtgggggggggggagcgcCCCACCCTCATATTCTCCAGAGTAaaaggagacagggaaagagGGGATATGAGATAGGAAGGGCCATTTTCATCCACTAGTAAGTAAGAGAGGGAAGAGGCTGAGTCTTTGGGAAGAGCAAGGCAGTTACATCTCTAGAGGAGACTTGTTGACGTGAGCTGGTAAGACAGGACACAGGACAAACCCTGCCCTGGGTCAGGAGttaggaggaagagagagaaaagcataGGCAAGGTTGGCCTTCTTTTAGTCCTTGTACCATCTGCTAGGTTCCACGTGACCTCAGGATCTTTGCTACTAGCTGTCCCTGAACTAGAATTCCTTCTCATCTCCTAATTTGCTTCATGGCTGTCCCTGCCTTCTCCTGAATCGTATTCAATTAAATGGCATCTTTGAGATGCCTTCCTAGGCCACCTCAGTTACTTTCCTCCATATTTACCTTCTTGGTAGCATTTATCAGTTCCAAGGgttatcttactttttttttttatgtgtgttgtCACTCGTGGGAATCCCTTGAGAGCAGAGAGTTTGTCTGTCCTTTTTGCCATTGTACCTGGAACAGCGCCCAGAAGTGAATATCTGTTGACTACTAGTGCTCAGGAGAGCTGTGACTTACCACGTGGGCACTGCCCTCTGTCAGCAAGTCTTCCTGGGACAGAGATCTTCCACTTGGTCCTTCCTGGAAGGGCTTCAGGGGGGTAGACTTCAAATCGGTAACACTAACACTTCTACACATTttggggggaagaggaggaggctgCTGAGAGGTAGCCTGGGCTCTGCCTGGGGTTTCCTGAGACAGGCGCAGCTTCTCCAATGAGCCAAGAAACAATTTTGGACCTGGAGACAGAGAAATGGGGAGAGCAGGGGCAAGTGATCAGAGGCGTGATCTTGGCTGGCTCCCATGTTCTGGCGGCTCACAGGGAAGATGGGGGGGCGgggctgtgaaaaataaaatgagagctAGAAGGCTTGAGACTAGGAGGAGAGGCCATGGGGATACCAGATAAAGATAAGGAGTAGGCTGATCACAGGAAAATAAGAGGAGAAGGTCAGCAGAAGCTTGGGGGAGCCTCCTTCCCATCACTCCCAGAAGCCAGGGAGGTAGAAAGGTGCTGGGGCAGGGCTTACTCACCAGGACTCCAGAAGTGGCCGGGGGTGATGGTGGTTGGGCTCTGGGAAGGGATAGATTCCTCTGTCATGTAGGCAGCTGGGACAAAGATGGGTCGAGAGGTGGAGGAAGCGCCCAGGCGCCTCACCAACCACCAGTCTGAGTTGGTCTTCCGAAGCAGTAGGAATCTGTCCCCTTCAGCCAGAGATACCTGCCGCCCATCTGCCGCAGTGTAAGTGAAGGCATAGAGGGCACAGAGCTTGGATCCCCGAGAAGTGTTTCGGGGCCCCAGCCCTAGACTCCCCCAAGTACTTGGCCACCACCGGCCTGACAGCATTGTGATCAGTACTGTCACCTGTGGAAAAAGGGGGTGTTGGATACCCAGAAAGGGACAGGACTGGGTACTTCCAGGCAGAGAGACATGGTTCTAAGAGCTGTGCGGAGGTAAGGTAAGAACAGGAACCCTCGGGTCAGAGGAGAGGATAAAGCAGaggacctgggggggggggggtcagtgACAGGTTTTGGGGGCTGAGAACTCCTGGGTGAGGTGACTGGTGAGGAAGTATATAAGTAAAGTAACAGAGGATGTGGTCAGCAGGGCTGTGAGGCCAGCAAGGCAGGAAATCAGAGGACATGGCTTAGCTTGGTGATTTTCCCCCAAATACCTTGTGGGGCCCATCAGAAGATCCAGGGCAGGAGGAGCTTGGTGGTGGTGGGACTCTTGAGCTGGACACAGGAAGATGAGGAGAAAGAATCAATTCTGAGACAGAACACAGGCAAAGAGAAAGGAGTTAAtgacagagataaaaaaaaaaaagtttgttaacTTTTATTAAACTTACACAGGCACCAATGTTTCCGTTGCTGATCACCTCAGACTTAAAGCTGCTTGCTTCCTGTGTAgagtcagagaaacagagagcTAAAGCAATAATAAGACCACATTGGAAAGAACAAGAAAGTGGATGGGAGAAATATAGAGGGGTTCAGAGTTAGAGGCATAGGTAAAAAGGTTACTATTCTCCCAATCCAGGACACATTTTGGGGAGCTGGGAAGCCTTGATACATTCCTCAGTATTTAAGCCTTTTGGGCAGGCTGTATGTCAGTGTgtgggttcattcattcatgctcTTAACAAGAATTGTCCGTGTGCCTCCTGTGTGAAAGGAACACTGTTAGGCACTAGAGACAAGAGAGGGGAAGGAGATAGACACAGCCCTTGCTCTCTTGGAGCTTAAGAACAGATATTAACTAAAGAcacaataaatgtattaattaaattGAATGAAGGACTACGGACAAGTAGTACAGGATGCTATGACAGCAGATGGGCTAGATGAGAGACTAATGCCAACTTCTCCCTGGAAGGTGGGTAGTGACCTCCCCTGTCCATCGCCAGAGCTTTAAAACCCACACTTGTGCTTTCTCCTTACCTGACCACTCCTCTTTCGGCTTTCTCTCAGTTTCTCCACTGCACAAAGTGAGGCTTTCTGTGAGGCTTTCTGTCTGGCTTTGGAGACGTGGGGTAGAGAGTGCTCCTCCCCCTGGGTGGCATCAGCCAGCTCACCTCCCCTGACTCGTGATCTGAGGGTTGGGTTGCCAGTACTGGGATTCTGCCTGAGTGATCTTTCTTCTTAGTTTGCGCCACTTTCAAAATATGGAGAATCTCATCCCTCAACCCTTCTTTCCCACTTCCAAAATAGTGACCAACTTCatcccttcattcatttatctgaTGTTTGGTAAGTGCTCAAATCCCatccttttctgctttctctgaaaCTGTCCTTCCTGCACTTTATCCTCTCCCTCTTTATTGACTCCTTCTCATCAGCTTTTGACTCCTCCCCATTAGCTTTTAAACGTAGCCAAGTCTTCCCCATCTTTAGAAAAACCTCCCTTGACTGGGCTCTCTGGTTACCACcatgtctctctcttccttttttttttaaatcaaacttcTTGAAAGAGTTACCTACACACAGGATCTCTATTTCTTCTCTCCTGACTCCCTTACCTTTCCAAGGTCACTCCTCACTAGGGACACACCTGACTTtgcacagaaactttgcagtcgtTATGCAGTTTGACATCTCAGCAGCAAACACAATTGACCTTTCTCTCCTACGAACACTGCAGGTGTCACCCTTACCTTTCTAGCAGTTCCTTCTCTGTTGCATAAGGAAGGACTTTCTTTTGCTTGTTCCTTAAACTCCACAGGTCTGTTTGAGATCCTGTACTCTTTGCACTCTGTATACCCTAGGTGGTCTTATTCTCTCCAGCTCAAATGACCTCCATTATGCTGCTGAGTACAATATCTCCAGTCCAGATCTTTATCTGGAGCTCCAGTCTAATCCACTGTCCACTGAAAAACTCCCCTTGGGTATTTCACAGGTACCACAAATACAATTATGTTCTACACTGAACTTGTCAACTTCCCTCCAAACCTGTTTCTTCCAGTATCACTattcagttaaatttaaatacaataaatatttatagaatgcttATTagcatacgaggtcagacaattaagttcatgaactcatcctagaaaaagtgctacatactcatTACAGAacattactatggtcacctttgaagtactccccttgggaagctatgcaccaataccagcatctagtccacccttcaaaggaattttggaactctttttctggaatggccatcagagctgttgtcgtattacccttgatgtcttgaatgtcatcaaaatgtcttcctttcaatatttcctttatctttgggtaaagaaagaagtcattgggggtcagatcaggtgagtagggagggtgttccaatacagttatttgtttactggcgaaaaactccctcacagacagtgctgtgtgagctggtgcattgtcgtgatgcaagagccatgaattgttggcgaaaagctcaggtcgtctaactttttcatgcagccttgtcagcacttccaaatagtaaacttggttaactggttGTCCAGTTGatccaaattcataatgaataatccctctgatatcaaaaaaggttaataacatcgttgcaacaagttccggAACTTAATTGTGGTATCTGACACTTTGATAGGGATGGCTGGAAAGCTGGTATCAGCTGGAGCTGTCAGCCAGAATGTCAACATGAGACCTCTTCAGTATGGCAGTCTCAGGGTAGTAACACTTCTTACATGGCCCCTCGGTGCTACCAGAGTGTCCCAAGAAGCATGGGCAGAAACTACACGACTTCTTATGGCCTAGCTTCAAAAGGCCCAGAACTTCTACAGcatttttgagaatgaaatgaatatatgtgaagtgcttagaatagtgatTGGCtcataggtactattattattcttaagGAGATTTGAAGATGACTAGGAAGGATCCCTTTCTCAATTACTGATATATGTGCGCTTCCTTGTATAATACATACTTGTTGCCAAACTCTTGGCCTTACTTCCCCTTAACCTGACCTTTTCCCTACACATGCTCCCTCCCTCTTTAATGAGATTGTCTAGCTGTATGTGAGCTGCAGACTGTTATTAAATCAATATTGAataattacattcttttttactATTAGGTTATCTACACTAATTTCCACTGTGTCACTAAAGTCAGTTTATCGTAACTCTCAACTCTTATGAACTTGAATGGAGAGTTGGCCATTGCGAGTAGTTGCTGTCAAGACAACGCAACAAGACGGTAGTAGACCTTGGTTTCCGTCACCGCCCTCTCGACATTAAAGGATTAAA contains:
- the ARHGAP9 gene encoding rho GTPase-activating protein 9 isoform X1; translation: MLSGRWWPSTWGSLGLGPRNTSRGSKLCALYAFTYTAADGRQVSLAEGDRFLLLRKTNSDWWLVRRLGASSTSRPIFVPAAYMTEESIPSQSPTTITPGHFWSPGPKLFLGSLEKLRLSQETPGRAQATSQQPPPLPPKMCRSVSVTDLKSTPLKPFQEGPSGRSLSQEDLLTEGSAHVAGPQPLMSEAPVYCNLVDLRSCPRSPPPSPACPPLQRLDAWEQHLDPNSGRCFYINPLTGCKSWKPPRRSRTRETNPGSMEGTQTLNRDNGVLQSQAEGSESDTGPPELLDHQGSPYLCQRASQLNPSDQPSTWQTPRPLPQVLDDPHEVEKSGPLNVTKIAQGGRKLRKNWGPSWVVLAGNSLVFYREPPPTAPSSAWGPAGSRPESSVDLRGAALAHGRHLSSRRNVLHIRTVPGHEFLLQSDHETELRAWHCALRDVIERLDRENPLELRLSSSGPAELSAGEDEEEESEPVSKPLLRFGARRSSSRCPEGIEQNRVRNKLKRLIAKRPPLQSLQERGLLRDQVFGCQLESLCQREGDTVPSFVRLCVAAVDKRGLDVDGIYRVSGNLAVVQKLRFLVDRERAVTSDGRYVFPEQPGQEGRLDLDSAEWDDIHVVTGALKLFLRELPQPLVPSLLLPHFRAALALSESEQCRSQIRELIVSMPKPNHDTLRYLLEHLCRVIAHSEKNRMTPHNLGIVFGPTLFRPEQETSDPAAHALYPGQLVQLMLTDFTSLF
- the ARHGAP9 gene encoding rho GTPase-activating protein 9 isoform X3, whose product is MASGCSFTSLSPQNPGSMEGTQTLNRDNGVLQSQAEGSESDTGPPELLDHQGSPYLCQRASQLNPSDQPSTWQTPRPLPQVLDDPHEVEKSGPLNVTKIAQGGRKLRKNWGPSWVVLAGNSLVFYREPPPTAPSSAWGPAGSRPESSVDLRGAALAHGRHLSSRRNVLHIRTVPGHEFLLQSDHETELRAWHCALRDVIERLDRENPLELRLSSSGPAELSAGEDEEEESEPVSKPLLRFGARRSSSRCPEGIEQNRVRNKLKRLIAKRPPLQSLQERGLLRDQVFGCQLESLCQREGDTVPSFVRLCVAAVDKRGLDVDGIYRVSGNLAVVQKLRFLVDRERAVTSDGRYVFPEQPGQEGRLDLDSAEWDDIHVVTGALKLFLRELPQPLVPSLLLPHFRAALALSESEQCRSQIRELIVSMPKPNHDTLRYLLEHLCRVIAHSEKNRMTPHNLGIVFGPTLFRPEQETSDPAAHALYPGQLVQLMLTDFTSLF
- the ARHGAP9 gene encoding rho GTPase-activating protein 9 isoform X2; the encoded protein is MSEAPVYCNLVDLRSCPRSPPPSPACPPLQRLDAWEQHLDPNSGRCFYINPLTGCKSWKPPRRSRTRETNPGSMEGTQTLNRDNGVLQSQAEGSESDTGPPELLDHQGSPYLCQRASQLNPSDQPSTWQTPRPLPQVLDDPHEVEKSGPLNVTKIAQGGRKLRKNWGPSWVVLAGNSLVFYREPPPTAPSSAWGPAGSRPESSVDLRGAALAHGRHLSSRRNVLHIRTVPGHEFLLQSDHETELRAWHCALRDVIERLDRENPLELRLSSSGPAELSAGEDEEEESEPVSKPLLRFGARRSSSRCPEGIEQNRVRNKLKRLIAKRPPLQSLQERGLLRDQVFGCQLESLCQREGDTVPSFVRLCVAAVDKRGLDVDGIYRVSGNLAVVQKLRFLVDRERAVTSDGRYVFPEQPGQEGRLDLDSAEWDDIHVVTGALKLFLRELPQPLVPSLLLPHFRAALALSESEQCRSQIRELIVSMPKPNHDTLRYLLEHLCRVIAHSEKNRMTPHNLGIVFGPTLFRPEQETSDPAAHALYPGQLVQLMLTDFTSLF